One Ammospiza caudacuta isolate bAmmCau1 chromosome 11, bAmmCau1.pri, whole genome shotgun sequence genomic window carries:
- the SST gene encoding somatostatin — MLSCRLQCALALLSIALALGTVSAAPSDPRLRQFLQKSLAAAAGKQELAKYFLAELLSEPSQTENEALESEDLSRGAEQDEVRLELERSANSNPALAPRERKAGCKNFFWKTFTSC; from the exons ATGCTGTCGTGCCGCCTCCAGTgcgccctggccctgctctccATCGCCCTGGCCCTCGGCACCGTCTCGGCCGCCCCGTCGGACCCGCGGCTCCGGCAGTTCCTGCAGAAGTCGctggccgccgccgccgggaaGCAG GAACTGGCCAAGTACTTTTTGGCAGAACTGCTTTCAGAGCCAAGTCAGACAGAAAATGAAGCCCTGGAGTCTGAGGACTTGTCCCGAGGGGCTGAGCAGGATGAAGTGAGACTGGAGCTGGAGCGCTCGGCTAACTCAAATCCCGCTCTGGCACCCCGGGAACGCAAAGCAGGCTGCAAGAACTTCTTCTGGAAAACTTTCACATCCTGTTAG